The Bradyrhizobium sp. B097 genome contains the following window.
TCGACCACGACGCCGAACTTGTAGCGCGGATGCAGATCGGGCTCGCGCTGGCGCATCTCGTTTTCATCGAGCTCCAGCCATTCAATGCCGACGCGCTTGCGGATGCGCCAGCCGAGGTCGCGGTCGAACGGCGTGCGCGAGGGAAACACGTGCATCACGCCGCGCCGCTCGATCAGCTCGGGCACGCCGGCTTCCTCGGCGAGCTGCCGGTGCAGAAGCGGCGCGTCCTTCAAGAGATCGCGCATCGCCCGCGCGGTGGCCTCGACCTGCGCCTCGGTCCAGCTCGACAGCAGATATTTGACCAGCCACGGCAACGCCTTCGGCAGATACGACCAACGGATCGCAAGCGGCCCGAGCGGGTCCATCAGATAGAACGGCACCTTCTTCCAGGTGCCCGGCTCGGCCGGCGGGATCACCGAATGCGACGACAGCCAGCCGGCATTGCCATAGCTCGCCGCCTGGGTGCCGCCGGGCTCGCCCGGATCGATCAGCGTGACACGATGGCCCGCGCGCAGCGCCTCGATGGCACTGATCACGCCGACCGCGCCGGCGCCGATGATCGCGACGTGACGGCCGGCGGACTCTGCCATCAGCTAGAAGCCTGCGGCGCAAAATCCTTACCGACCGACAGCGCACGCTGATCGACCAGGCAGTGCAGGATCGCGGGCTTGCCGGACGCCAGCGCCCGCTCGAACGCCGGCGCGAAGTCTTCGGTGCGCTCGACCCGCTCGCCATGACCGCCGAACGCCTTGGCGTAGAGCGCGAAATCCGGGTTCTTGAGCTGGGTGCCGACGACGCGGCCGGGATAGTCGCGCTCCTGATGCATGCGGATGGTGCCGTATTGCGCATTGTCGATGACGACAACGATCAGCGGCGCGTCATACTGCACGGCGGTGGCGAACTCCTGCCCGTTCATCAGGAAGCAGCCGTCGCCGGCGAATGCGACGACCACGCGATCCGGATGCTGCCGCTTGGCCATCACAGCCGCCGGCACGCCGTAGCCCATCGAGCCCGAGGTCGGCGCGAGCTGGGCTGCGAAAGCGTGGAAGCGATGGTGGCGATGAATCCAACCGGCGTAATTGCCGGCGCCGTTGCAGACGATCGCATCCTTCGGCAGCCGATCGCGCAGCCAGGTCACGACCTCGCCGTATTGGAAGTGCCCTGGCAGCTCGCGCGGCTTCTCGGTCCAGGCAAGATAGTCCACGTGCGCCTTGGCCGCCTCACCCTTCCAGGCGGGCGCGGCTGCGGGCTTCATGCTCTCGACCGCGGCAGCGAAGGCCGCAGGCGTCGCCTGGATCGCCAGCGCCGGCTGGTAGACGCGGCCGAGCTCTTCGGAGCCCGGATGCACGTGAATGAGCTTCTGGCTCGGTGTGGGAATGTCGAGCAGCGTGTAGGACGAGGACGGCATCTCCGACATGCGGCCGCCGATCAGGAGAATGACGTCGGCGCCGGTGAAGCGATCCCTGAGCTTCGGGCTCGGGCCGATGCCGAGATCGCCGGCATAATGCGAGTGGTCGGCGTCGAACAGCGAGGCGCGGCGGAACGAGGTCGCGACCGGGAGATCAAAACGCTCGGCGAAGCGCGCGATGCCCTTGGCGGCCTCCGCGGTCCAGGCCGAGCCGCCGAGCACCACGAGCGGCGCCTTGGCGCCCGCCAGCATCGCGCCGAGACGTTCGAGATCCGATGGCGCCGGCCAGCTCGCGGCGGGCTCGACCTTCGGCGCGTCGGCGACCGCTGCGGTTTCCGTCAGCATGTTCTCCGGCAGCGAGATTACGACCGGACCGGGGCGGCCCTGCAGCGCGACGCGGAAGGCGCGCGCGACCAGTTCCGGAATGCGGTCCGGACGATCGATCTCGACCGCCCATTTCGCCATGGTGCCGAACACCGCCTTGTAATCGAGCTCCTGGAACGCCTCGCGCTCACGCATGCCGGTGTCGACCTGGCCGACGAACAGGATCATCGGGGTGGAGTCCTGCATCGCGATGTGCACGCCGTGCGCGGCGTTGGTCGAGCCCGGGCCGCGGGTGACGAAGCAGATGCCGGGACGCCCGGTGAGCTTGCCATAGGCCTCCGCCATCATCGCCGCGCCCCCTTCGGCACGGCAGATCACGACGTCGATCGGGCTGTCATGCAGGGCGTCGAGCGCCGCCAGATAGCTCTCGCCCGGCACACAGGTGACGCGCTCCACCCCTTGCGCGACCAGCTGGTCGATCAGGATCTGGCCTCCGGTGCGGGCGTTGCTTTTGGTCATGAGGGCTCCCTGCGGCATTGGCGCGCGCTTGCGGCTCGCGCGGAATGTGGTCCGACGGGGGTATGATAGACGGGAATATGGCGCAAGGCCGAAGCAGCCTCTCGCGGGAGAAGCGGGGTCAAGCCATGCGATAGGCAATGGGCATCGCCCTTTCGTCATCGATTTCCGCAGAGCGGACGAACGCCGGCGGGATCGGCGCGGCTCGGCCGGAGAGCAGGCAGGTAACCCTCCGCCGATTTGAGAGCGCCCTTGCCGTCAGCGTGCGGATGACATGTTCCCTCGCCGGCCGGCAAGTTCGATCCGGTACCGCGGCGCCCGGATCAACCAGTGCGTGTTTCTTTCAACAGCAACCTCATCGGCGATGCGGCAGCCTCGCGGTCATCACGCGGCACCGACCGCTGCAGCAGATGATCCGCATGCATCGCAAAGACCGACGGCGCGCGGCTGCCGCACGGGACGCGTGAAAGCCAGCGCGTTGCGGCGCGCATGACAATAGCGTGGCACAAACTGCATGGACCATCGCGTCATATGCACGATAACAATCATTCGATGCGCGCGCGTGTGCTTCCGTAAGACTACGGTGCAGCGATCGGTCGCTTCGCACCGTTTGCTACACGATCGCGTCGATATCGCAGCAAATCGCCGTCTTGCGCGTCGATTTCGGCTGCGCTCATCGCACGCAGCGCGTGTGACGATAGCGTGGCACCAACTGCATGCACTTTGGAATGGAACTCGAATCGCCTACGGTTTCGTACAGTCTAAAATTGTAAATCGTGTATCGCACCTGCCCGCCGTCCCGCTGCGGAAGGCGTTCTGCTGCCGACCAGGTGCATCGTTTTCCGTTCACCAATTGATATCAATGCTGGAGGCAATGCATGTTGGGGATGAAGAGCGTCGCAAGCGTGATCGGCTCGGACAGTTCTTACCGGCTGTTCGACGACATGCCGATCAGTGTCATGCTCTGCGAGCTGGACAATTTCAGGATCACCTACATCAACGAGTCGACGCGGCAGAATCTGAAGAAGATCGAACATGTGCTGCCGGTGAAGGTCGACGCGCTGATCGGACAATCGATCGACATCTTTCACAAGAACCCGCAGCATCAGCGCCGGCTCTTATCCGATCCGAAGAACCTGCCGCACAGGGCGCGCATCACCATCGGCGGCGAGACGCTCGATCTCACCGTGACAGCGATGACCAATTCACGCGGCCGCTACACCGGGCCGATGCTGACCTGGGAGCTCGCGACCGAGAAGGCGCGGCTTGAAACCCAGACCGAGCGGCTGTTGCAGATGCTCGACAACATGCCGATCAACATCATGATGTGCGATACCGAGTTCAACATCACCTACATCAACCAGACCAGCCTCAAGACGCTCGACACCGTGAAGCATTTGCTTCCGGTGGCGCCGGACAAGATCCTCGGCAACTCGTTCGACATCTTCCACAGGAACCCGGCGCATCAGCGCCGCATCGTCGGCGATCCCAAGAACCTGCCACACGCGGCCAAGATCAAGCTCGGCCCGGAAACGCTCGACCTGCGGGTCTCCGGGCTGACCGACAAACGCGGCAACTATACCGGCGCGATGCTGAGCTGGTCGGTTGTTACCGGCAATGTGAAGCTCGCCGACGATTTCGAGAAGGACGTCAAGGGCCTTGCCGGGATGCTGGCATCGGCCTCGACGCAGATGCAGGGCACCGCGCGATCGCTGACGACAACAGCCGAATTCGTCAATCAGCGCTCGGCGAGCGCGGCGTCCGCCTCCGAGGAGCTGTCGTCCTCGGTCAACGAGATCAGCCGTCAGGTGGCCGAAGCGAGCCGCATCGCCCGCATGGCGGTCGAGGAAGCCGCGAAATCCGACCAACTGGTCGCGGGCCTCGTGACCATGGCGCAGAAGATCGGCGACGTTGTCGCGCTGATCAGCCAGATCGCCGGCCAGACCAACTTGCTCGCGCTCAACGCCACGATCGAGTCCGCGCGTGCCGGCGAGGCCGGACGCGGATTTGCGGTCGTCGCCTCCGAGGTGAAGGCGCTGGCCAACCAGACCGCCAAGGCCACCGAAGACATTTCGGCGCAGATCAACGAGATGCAGGCCGCGACCGGCAACACAGCCACGGCGCTGAAGGCGATCTCGCAGGTCATCGTCCAGATCAGCGAGATCTCGACCGTGATCGCCAGCGCCGTCGAGGAACAGGCCGCGGCCACCAAGGAGGTCACCGCAAACATCAACGGAACGACCAAGGCGATCGACGATGCCAGCAAGGCCGCCGAGAACGTTCTGGCGGCCTCCGGGGAGCTCGCCAGCAACGCCTCGGAGCTGGAAGTTCAGGTCGACAAGTTCCTGAAGAACGTGCGCGCGATGTAGGAGCGCGATCACGTCCGGCTGGTCATTCCGGGGCGCGACTGAAGGGAGCGAACCCGGGTGCGCAATTGCGCACCTGGGAATCTCGAGATTCCGGGTTCGATGCTAACGCATCGCCCCGGAATGACGGAGAATCGTCACAGCGAGCGCGCGATCAGGACCTTCATAATCTCGTTGGTGCCGCCATAGATCTTCTGGATGCGGGAATCGACGAACATGCGCGAGATCGGATATTCCTGCATGTAGCCGTAGCCGCCATGCAGTTGCAGGCATTCGTCGGCGGTTTCGACCTGCTTCTGCGAGCACCACCATTTCGCCATCGAGGCCGTCACGGTGTCGAGGTCGCCGGCGACCAGGCGCTCGACGCACCAGTCGACGAAGACGCGGGCGATCATCGCCTCGGTCTTGCGCTCGGCGAGCGTGAATGCGGTGTTCTGGAATTCGATCAGCGGCTTGCCGAACGCGGTGCGCGCCTTGGTGTATTCGGCGGTAATCTTGACCGCGCGCTCCATCGAGGCGACCGCCCCGATCGCGAGCGACAACCGCTCCTGCGGCAATTGCTGCATCAGCTGGACGAAGCCGTTGCCCTCCTCGCCTCCGAGCAGGTTTTCCGGCGGCACCGTGACATTGTCGAAGAACAGTTCCGATGTATCGGAGGCGTGCAGGCCGATCTTGTCGAGGTTGCGGCCGCGCCGGTAGCCCTCCGCGCCCGCAGTTTCAACGACGATCAGCGAGATGCCTTTCGCGCCCGGCGCTCCGGTGCGCGCCACCACGATCACGAGATCGGCGGCCTGGCCGTTGGTAATAAAAGTCTTCTGGCCGTTGATGACGTAGGAATTGCCCTGCTTCTTCGCCGTGGTCTTGACGGCCTGCAGGTCGGAGCCGGTGCCGGGTTCGGTCATCGCGATGGCGCCGACCATCTCACCCGACGCCATCTTCGGCAGCCAGCGCTTTTTCTGCTCCTCCGAGCCGTAGTTGACGATGTAGTGCGCGACGATCGCGCTGTGCACGGAAACGCCGGTGGTCAGCTCCGGGACCGTGCTCTCGAGGTCATCGAGCACGGCGGCCTCATAGGCGAAGCTGGCCCCGAGGCCGCCATAGGCCTCCGG
Protein-coding sequences here:
- a CDS encoding methyl-accepting chemotaxis protein, whose protein sequence is MLGMKSVASVIGSDSSYRLFDDMPISVMLCELDNFRITYINESTRQNLKKIEHVLPVKVDALIGQSIDIFHKNPQHQRRLLSDPKNLPHRARITIGGETLDLTVTAMTNSRGRYTGPMLTWELATEKARLETQTERLLQMLDNMPINIMMCDTEFNITYINQTSLKTLDTVKHLLPVAPDKILGNSFDIFHRNPAHQRRIVGDPKNLPHAAKIKLGPETLDLRVSGLTDKRGNYTGAMLSWSVVTGNVKLADDFEKDVKGLAGMLASASTQMQGTARSLTTTAEFVNQRSASAASASEELSSSVNEISRQVAEASRIARMAVEEAAKSDQLVAGLVTMAQKIGDVVALISQIAGQTNLLALNATIESARAGEAGRGFAVVASEVKALANQTAKATEDISAQINEMQAATGNTATALKAISQVIVQISEISTVIASAVEEQAAATKEVTANINGTTKAIDDASKAAENVLAASGELASNASELEVQVDKFLKNVRAM
- a CDS encoding acyl-CoA dehydrogenase family protein; protein product: MHYRSSWMTEELDTFRDQFRKFLAKDLLPHAEKWREQKLVDRSAWRALGEMGALLPSVPEAYGGLGASFAYEAAVLDDLESTVPELTTGVSVHSAIVAHYIVNYGSEEQKKRWLPKMASGEMVGAIAMTEPGTGSDLQAVKTTAKKQGNSYVINGQKTFITNGQAADLVIVVARTGAPGAKGISLIVVETAGAEGYRRGRNLDKIGLHASDTSELFFDNVTVPPENLLGGEEGNGFVQLMQQLPQERLSLAIGAVASMERAVKITAEYTKARTAFGKPLIEFQNTAFTLAERKTEAMIARVFVDWCVERLVAGDLDTVTASMAKWWCSQKQVETADECLQLHGGYGYMQEYPISRMFVDSRIQKIYGGTNEIMKVLIARSL
- a CDS encoding thiamine pyrophosphate-binding protein, translating into MTKSNARTGGQILIDQLVAQGVERVTCVPGESYLAALDALHDSPIDVVICRAEGGAAMMAEAYGKLTGRPGICFVTRGPGSTNAAHGVHIAMQDSTPMILFVGQVDTGMREREAFQELDYKAVFGTMAKWAVEIDRPDRIPELVARAFRVALQGRPGPVVISLPENMLTETAAVADAPKVEPAASWPAPSDLERLGAMLAGAKAPLVVLGGSAWTAEAAKGIARFAERFDLPVATSFRRASLFDADHSHYAGDLGIGPSPKLRDRFTGADVILLIGGRMSEMPSSSYTLLDIPTPSQKLIHVHPGSEELGRVYQPALAIQATPAAFAAAVESMKPAAAPAWKGEAAKAHVDYLAWTEKPRELPGHFQYGEVVTWLRDRLPKDAIVCNGAGNYAGWIHRHHRFHAFAAQLAPTSGSMGYGVPAAVMAKRQHPDRVVVAFAGDGCFLMNGQEFATAVQYDAPLIVVVIDNAQYGTIRMHQERDYPGRVVGTQLKNPDFALYAKAFGGHGERVERTEDFAPAFERALASGKPAILHCLVDQRALSVGKDFAPQASS